CGCGCGCCGTCAGTCGCCCCCCGGCCCCACCAGGTTCGGGATCTCCTGCGTCGCGTACCACAGCAGCTCGTGGTCCTCGGCGCCGTCCACGACGAACCGCGCGTCGTCGTCCCCGCCGTCCGCCGCCTCCATCGCCCCGGCCGCCGCGGCCACGTCCGCCTCCGCGTCCGCCGAGTCGACGTGCACCGACGCCACCTTGGCCAGCCGCACGGCACCCGCGACCCGCACCTCACCCAGCGCCGCCGGGTCGAGCCCTCGCCCGGGGTCGGC
This region of Streptomyces chromofuscus genomic DNA includes:
- a CDS encoding DUF6912 family protein — translated: MRVYVPLTLPGLAEAYKAGEVGAGPLVAYAVTPALREWYLSDDIEELEYAALSRAALASLRLLAADPGAPRRRVVVAVDVPDGEASADPGRGLDPAALGEVRVAGAVRLAKVASVHVDSADAEADVAAAAGAMEAADGGDDDARFVVDGAEDHELLWYATQEIPNLVGPGGD